The nucleotide window GGAGTCGGAAACGGCCgttcttctctttttcttttgtcttCTTGACTTTTTACTGTTTTTAGTATTCTTCACTATGCTAATATCTCCTGAAGACATTGTGTTACTATATATGGGTGACTGGTTGATTAGTTGATTAATCCTTCTGGTATATGTTGGTTCATTACATAGTTAAGGTAATGGTTAATCTATCTCATCacttcaagaaaaaatttcatctcTTCGCCGCGctgaaaaaatttcattgcAATTTGATAGATGGATGACATTaatgttattttttttattattattctacaaaaaatatttatgaAAGAATCTATAAGATGACGGACgatattaaatcaatttaTCCATTTCTACAAGGGCATAATCAAGGATATAACTTTGTTCTACAAGGTTATCCACTCTAGTGAAATGTCTTTGTGTGTATGGAATTATGCTCTCGATAGTCTGTACTAGACCCGGTATTCCACTCAATTCAGCAATGTTATGAGTAAGTAAGATGCATCTAATGGTACATTGTGCGATTTTATGTGAACGAGCATTGGTATTCCAATCTCTACATCTCTTCAACAACAGTAGTAACTTCTCGTTATCAAGAGTTCCAATAACATTGTCTAACtcttcattaaatatgGTAATTTTCCCCTGTTCTTCAGAACCTGCTTTTCTAGCATTTAAAGATTGTTTTAGCACATTGAAAACTCTCATTGGATGATCCAAAGTGAGTGCTAATAAAAATGCATTGGTCCaatcttcatttaataaataatttttcaaagtttgttccttttccactttttccttttccaattccagattttgttctttttccaattctgtgcaatctttccaaaattgGAATACACCATCTGCATCAGCACTGACAATCATATCACCATCGTTTATTTCAGTTAAAGCCCAAATTCTGTTATCATGACCATCTAAAGTCTTTAAACAATCACCAGTGGAACAATCCCAAATCTTAATAAGACCATCAGCACCACTACTAACTAATTGTAGTTGTTTATTGATAAACATACATCTTTGCACAGCATTGGTGTGACCTTCTAAAGTTTTCATTACTGAAAAAGTATCTAATGACCAAATTTTTATAGTCTTATCACCAGAACAAGTAGCAATCAATTTATCATATTGGCAAAATGCTACATCCCATAACCCACGTTTATGATTACTTAATGTAGCAGTTAATTCACCATTTTCCAGATCCCAGATTTTACATGTCTTATCATATGAAGCAGTGgcaaaaattgaatcatttgGCGAAATGGCTAAAGCATTAATATCCTTTTCATGAGCACGACGTGTATATTCAGATACTTTAACAATTTGACAATCTTCTTCGACGGTGGTTGATGGTTTGGgaattttccattttttaattgttaAATCATTAGATGCAGTAAGTAAGAATTCTGGATAACCTCTTAACATGACATTTGGTAATCCCACCGCAGTAACTGTAGCTGAGTGACCAATGAATTTTACATATGGTTGAAATTTGTTGATGATTGAGTTATATTTCCATACTATCGCAGTATGGTCCTTTGATGCTGTAGCCATCCAAAGACCATCGTCTGTTGTATCTAGcgaatttaataaatccTCATGACCTTCATACATTTCCACATTAATTGGTAATTCTTCCTGTTCCGATGATGGTACGGGGATGATTCTTAAAGTTGGTGAATTGGTAGCCAATGCTAATTTATCATGGTTTGGACCGACAAATTTCATATCAGCAATGGTACCATTATTACCTGCAATACatgattcaatttcaataatatctgatgattcattcaataaGTTTGATTTTATGTCTACCAGTTCCAATGTTTGGTCAGACATAACCAAATACATTTTATCATTCTCCAAGATTGGCAACACACCAATGATAAATAATTCCTCGATATGCTTTTTGGTCTTCTTTATCATGGTAGCCTTTTCCAACGATATGAATTGTAAGAGAGCATCTCCACCTGCTGTATATATGAGGTCATCATGCTCGTGATTGATAAATCCACAGGATTCCACTTGTTGGTGTACAGGAATAGTCTTCAACAGAGtacatttcttcttcaaattgaaattccatAAAGTACAAACGTTATCTCTACCACCAGATATCAATTGCCATTCATCTCCGACTTCACGAACATCCAAACCTCTCACCGCATTAGAATGTTCTTGCATAGTATGTAAACATTTTCTCTTGACCAAATCCCACACTTTCACCATCCCATTGGTATCTCCTGAACACAACAGCCAAACGTTACTATTAGCCTGACCAAAGAACTTCAAAGCGGAAATAGTAGCCCCATGACCTTTTAAGGAATGCGTGATGAACCCATTTTCTATATCCACGACGGTGATGGACCCATCGGTACCCCCAAGGGCAACCAAAGTTGAAGTCGAGTCAC belongs to Naumovozyma castellii chromosome 3, complete genome and includes:
- the UTP13 gene encoding U3 snoRNA-associated protein UTP13 (ancestral locus Anc_8.435), giving the protein MDLKTSYQSTTLRPIYAGSSAIATVSADGTVLATPILDDIEIISLTTPQRRLHSIANDDEQEITALKLTPDAQYLSFISQNQLLKIFKLDQEKKDQGKIIRSMKMSSPCYIMDCDSTSTLVALGGTDGSITVVDIENGFITHSLKGHGATISALKFFGQANSNVWLLCSGDTNGMVKVWDLVKRKCLHTMQEHSNAVRGLDVREVGDEWQLISGGRDNVCTLWNFNLKKKCTLLKTIPVHQQVESCGFINHEHDDLIYTAGGDALLQFISLEKATMIKKTKKHIEELFIIGVLPILENDKMYLVMSDQTLELVDIKSNLLNESSDIIEIESCIAGNNGTIADMKFVGPNHDKLALATNSPTLRIIPVPSSEQEELPINVEMYEGHEDLLNSLDTTDDGLWMATASKDHTAIVWKYNSIINKFQPYVKFIGHSATVTAVGLPNVMLRGYPEFLLTASNDLTIKKWKIPKPSTTVEEDCQIVKVSEYTRRAHEKDINALAISPNDSIFATASYDKTCKIWDLENGELTATLSNHKRGLWDVAFCQYDKLIATCSGDKTIKIWSLDTFSVMKTLEGHTNAVQRCMFINKQLQLVSSGADGLIKIWDCSTGDCLKTLDGHDNRIWALTEINDGDMIVSADADGVFQFWKDCTELEKEQNLELEKEKVEKEQTLKNYLLNEDWTNAFLLALTLDHPMRVFNVLKQSLNARKAGSEEQGKITIFNEELDNVIGTLDNEKLLLLLKRCRDWNTNARSHKIAQCTIRCILLTHNIAELSGIPGLVQTIESIIPYTQRHFTRVDNLVEQSYILDYALVEMDKLI